Proteins co-encoded in one Pseudomonas beijingensis genomic window:
- a CDS encoding thioesterase family protein, producing the protein MAHLLLAWGVGMTSFAKLLQQFDPDAAFVAPPNWQQGRTMFGGLSAALSLQAVLRERPADFPPFKSAQVSFIAPVTQAQTFAVSVLRQGRSVTSVSVDCLSGDDLALRSVLLFAQPRASRITHDAWGRPFVEGPSRYATLALDSKIAPACAYNFEMRPAGGSLPVSGADSPELLMWVRHLDAQGVDPAVALIALADSLPPAAMTCFTEPAAISSASWMIDLPQPAVAGEWFLVSSFSQQALEGYSLQDMEIWDESGRRVLWARQTVAIFT; encoded by the coding sequence ATGGCGCATCTGCTCTTAGCCTGGGGCGTCGGTATGACGAGCTTTGCCAAATTGCTGCAGCAATTCGATCCGGACGCAGCCTTTGTGGCTCCGCCCAACTGGCAGCAGGGTCGTACCATGTTTGGTGGCTTGTCAGCGGCTCTGTCGCTGCAGGCGGTCTTGCGGGAACGTCCGGCGGATTTCCCTCCGTTCAAGTCCGCGCAGGTGTCGTTCATCGCGCCGGTGACGCAGGCCCAGACTTTCGCAGTAAGCGTGTTGCGCCAAGGACGCTCAGTCACTTCGGTATCCGTCGACTGCCTGTCAGGCGATGATCTTGCCTTGCGCTCGGTTCTGCTGTTCGCCCAGCCACGGGCGAGCAGGATTACTCATGACGCCTGGGGCCGGCCGTTTGTGGAGGGACCGTCCCGCTACGCCACCCTGGCGCTGGACAGCAAGATTGCTCCGGCTTGCGCCTATAACTTCGAGATGCGTCCTGCAGGCGGTTCGCTGCCGGTGTCCGGTGCTGACAGTCCTGAACTATTGATGTGGGTACGTCATCTGGATGCCCAGGGCGTAGACCCGGCAGTTGCCTTGATCGCGCTGGCTGACAGTTTGCCGCCGGCCGCGATGACCTGCTTTACCGAACCCGCTGCCATCAGCTCCGCGTCCTGGATGATTGACCTGCCGCAGCCAGCCGTTGCCGGTGAATGGTTTCTTGTCAGCTCTTTCAGTCAGCAGGCGCTGGAAGGGTACTCGCTACAGGACATGGAAATATGGGACGAAAGCGGCCGCCGCGTGCTTTGGGCGCGTCAGACGGTGGCCATTTTTACCTAG
- a CDS encoding TetR/AcrR family transcriptional regulator, with protein sequence MNQPSLPSPSTRGPADHDIRNQIVAAANEHFSQYGYGKTTVSDLAKAIGFSKAYIYKFFDSKQAIGEAICSQCLAEIVAAVEQAISEDGLSATERFRRLVKALITTGVNLFFNDRKLYDIAAFSASERWPSSQVYNERIKSFVLQIVREGRELGEFERKTPLDETVDAIHLALRPFVNPLLLQYNLDYVEEAPTLTCNLILRSLMP encoded by the coding sequence ATGAACCAGCCATCCTTACCTTCGCCCAGTACCCGCGGCCCAGCCGATCATGACATTCGCAACCAGATTGTCGCGGCGGCCAACGAGCATTTCAGTCAATACGGTTATGGCAAGACCACGGTCTCCGACCTGGCTAAGGCCATCGGGTTTTCCAAGGCCTACATCTACAAGTTCTTCGACTCCAAGCAGGCGATCGGCGAGGCCATCTGCAGTCAGTGCCTGGCCGAAATCGTCGCGGCGGTGGAACAGGCCATCAGCGAAGACGGCCTTTCAGCGACGGAGCGCTTTCGCCGTCTGGTCAAGGCCCTGATCACCACGGGCGTGAACCTGTTTTTCAATGACCGCAAGCTCTATGACATTGCGGCATTTTCCGCGTCGGAGCGTTGGCCCAGTTCGCAGGTCTATAACGAGCGGATCAAGAGCTTCGTACTGCAGATCGTGCGTGAAGGGCGGGAACTTGGGGAGTTCGAACGCAAGACACCATTGGACGAAACCGTCGACGCGATCCATCTGGCGCTGCGGCCGTTCGTCAATCCCCTGTTGTTGCAGTACAACCTCGATTACGTCGAGGAGGCTCCCACGCTCACCTGCAATCTCATCTTGCGTAGCCTCATGCCTTAA
- a CDS encoding VOC family protein: MSLSPFHLAIPVYDLPGARAFYGEVFGLQEGRSSAQWVDFNFYGHQLVIHEQPKTAAQESVHSNPVDGHDVPVPHFGIILGWQEWEALAERLKSFGTEFVIEPYIRFKGQVGEQATMFLFDPCGNALEFKAFKDMSQLFAK; encoded by the coding sequence ATGAGCCTTTCTCCCTTCCACCTTGCAATCCCTGTTTACGACCTTCCAGGCGCCCGGGCCTTTTACGGCGAAGTCTTTGGATTGCAGGAGGGCCGCTCCAGTGCCCAGTGGGTCGACTTCAACTTCTATGGTCATCAGTTGGTCATCCATGAACAGCCAAAGACCGCTGCCCAAGAGAGCGTGCACAGCAACCCGGTAGATGGGCACGACGTGCCTGTTCCTCACTTCGGCATCATTTTGGGCTGGCAGGAATGGGAGGCGCTGGCCGAACGGCTGAAATCCTTTGGTACCGAGTTCGTCATCGAGCCGTACATACGTTTCAAAGGGCAGGTGGGGGAGCAGGCCACGATGTTTCTGTTCGATCCCTGCGGTAATGCCCTCGAATTCAAGGCGTTCAAGGATATGAGCCAGCTCTTCGCTAAATAA
- a CDS encoding LysR substrate-binding domain-containing protein, which translates to MIKELKTLIVVAREGTFAAAGHKIGLTQAAVSAQIQRLEAELGFEIFDRKGRSAHLNRMGHQILLQAQELLRLYDNLGASPAGLAPNVLVNIGAIASVQRSYLPDTLARFHQQCPQCRTRVLPGVSMELINLVDAGEIDMAAIIRPPFSLQNDLCWMTLALEPYRLIVPSALPGEDWAELLGSQPFIRYDRASFGGRQVDRFLRKMHFALHEVSELDELEAIIKLVENGVGVALVPQTATHHQWPTGVRALDLAEHTFHREVGLVHRTRQSVAEPAGILVQLIAEHARVNGGPTP; encoded by the coding sequence ATGATCAAAGAACTCAAGACCCTTATCGTCGTGGCCCGGGAAGGTACTTTCGCTGCCGCCGGGCATAAAATCGGCCTCACCCAGGCAGCTGTCAGCGCGCAGATCCAGCGCCTGGAGGCCGAACTTGGCTTCGAGATCTTCGACCGCAAAGGACGCTCGGCCCACCTCAACCGAATGGGTCACCAAATACTCTTGCAGGCGCAAGAGTTGCTACGCCTCTACGACAATCTTGGCGCAAGCCCAGCCGGACTTGCCCCCAACGTTCTGGTGAACATTGGCGCCATCGCTTCGGTGCAACGCTCTTACCTGCCTGACACCCTCGCCCGGTTTCACCAACAGTGTCCGCAGTGCCGCACGCGGGTGCTGCCTGGCGTGTCGATGGAGTTGATCAACCTGGTGGATGCCGGTGAAATCGACATGGCCGCCATCATCCGCCCGCCTTTCTCGCTGCAAAACGATTTGTGCTGGATGACCCTGGCACTCGAGCCGTATCGACTGATCGTGCCGAGCGCGCTACCGGGCGAAGACTGGGCCGAACTGCTTGGTAGCCAACCCTTCATTCGTTATGACCGCGCCTCGTTCGGTGGTCGGCAGGTGGATCGCTTCCTGCGCAAGATGCACTTTGCCTTGCATGAAGTCAGCGAGCTGGATGAATTGGAGGCCATCATCAAGCTGGTTGAAAACGGCGTGGGTGTGGCCCTGGTGCCGCAAACCGCAACCCATCACCAATGGCCGACGGGGGTTCGCGCGCTCGACCTCGCGGAGCATACCTTCCACCGTGAGGTCGGCCTCGTCCATCGGACTCGACAGAGCGTTGCCGAACCGGCGGGGATCCTGGTGCAGCTGATTGCGGAGCACGCTCGGGTCAACGGTGGGCCAACCCCATAG
- a CDS encoding substrate-binding periplasmic protein, with the protein MSPSKRVLNVPTKALSRLCLLIPLLVVHNTGAEPLEIELHILDAPPLTFVNDPRGHGIVGDVAVAAMTKAGYTVKIHVLPWARAQKHVSEEHDHLITPLSRIPSREDRFTWIASIMPMERAFFSLERRVSSFTQAKETYRKIGVGLGSAQEDILRSEGFSDEQIYPLAIGDNPAQMLLMGRIDAWFNGVPESRYIWPKVSKRKLLMSTVGSSADLYLACSKQCSPKMVEHLREAVEALRADGTVKRVHDLYLPQ; encoded by the coding sequence ATGAGCCCGAGCAAACGCGTTTTGAATGTTCCCACTAAGGCGCTATCCAGGCTTTGTCTATTGATACCGCTGCTCGTTGTGCACAACACGGGCGCTGAACCCTTGGAAATTGAACTGCACATTCTCGACGCACCGCCGCTGACATTCGTCAACGACCCCAGGGGCCACGGAATCGTGGGCGATGTCGCCGTGGCGGCCATGACCAAGGCCGGATACACCGTAAAAATCCATGTGCTTCCCTGGGCCCGGGCACAGAAACACGTCAGTGAAGAACATGATCACTTGATCACCCCCCTCTCGCGCATCCCCTCTCGTGAGGATCGCTTCACCTGGATCGCCTCGATCATGCCCATGGAGCGAGCCTTTTTCAGCCTCGAACGGCGGGTGAGCAGCTTTACCCAAGCGAAAGAAACCTACCGCAAGATCGGTGTCGGCCTGGGCAGTGCACAGGAAGATATCCTGCGCAGCGAAGGGTTCAGCGATGAGCAGATCTATCCACTGGCCATCGGTGACAACCCCGCCCAGATGCTGTTGATGGGGCGTATCGATGCCTGGTTCAACGGCGTGCCGGAAAGTCGATACATCTGGCCCAAGGTGTCCAAGCGCAAGCTGCTCATGAGCACGGTTGGCAGCAGCGCCGACCTTTACCTGGCCTGTTCAAAGCAATGCTCGCCGAAAATGGTCGAGCATTTGCGCGAAGCGGTTGAAGCGCTTCGGGCGGATGGGACCGTCAAGCGGGTCCATGACCTTTATTTGCCGCAATAG
- the mexE gene encoding multidrug efflux RND transporter periplasmic adaptor subunit MexE, whose product MEHSLSKLRFPLALLAVLVMSACGKTPDTAASMPPAKVSVAKVLEQPVNEWDEFTGRLEAPETVEIRPRVSGQIDEVAFTEGALVKKGDLLFQIDPRPFQAEVRRLEAQLAQARATATRSENEAQRGERLRLSNAISAELADSRTSAAQEARAAAAAIQAQLDLAKLNLSFTRVTSPISGRVSRAAITAGNLVTADVTPLTSVVSTDKVYAYFDADERVFLKYTQLARQGQRGQATPVYMGLSNEDGNPHLGQMNFVDNQVNPQTGTIRGRAVFDNKDGAYTPGLYARLKLVGSGTYAAVLINDEAVGTDLGKKFVLVMDADNKPAYRAVELGPKIEGLRIVRSGLSKDDTIIVKGLQRARPGAPVTPETVPMASDETIAALAQQRKALEASNLPQVAPSKAASSSAGKLAAATPRG is encoded by the coding sequence ATGGAACATTCACTTTCAAAACTGCGTTTTCCCCTCGCGCTGCTGGCGGTGCTGGTGATGAGCGCCTGCGGCAAGACTCCTGACACGGCAGCGTCCATGCCGCCGGCCAAAGTCAGTGTGGCCAAGGTGTTGGAGCAGCCTGTCAACGAATGGGATGAGTTCACCGGCCGCCTCGAGGCGCCAGAAACCGTCGAGATCCGCCCGCGGGTTTCCGGGCAGATCGACGAAGTGGCCTTCACCGAAGGCGCGCTGGTCAAGAAAGGCGACCTGTTGTTCCAGATCGACCCACGCCCCTTCCAGGCTGAAGTCCGTCGTCTCGAAGCCCAACTGGCCCAAGCCCGCGCCACCGCCACCCGCAGCGAGAACGAAGCCCAGCGTGGTGAACGCCTGCGCTTGAGCAACGCCATTTCCGCCGAGCTGGCGGATTCGCGCACCAGCGCCGCCCAGGAGGCCCGTGCCGCCGCCGCGGCCATCCAGGCGCAGTTGGATCTGGCCAAGCTGAACCTGAGCTTCACCCGTGTCACCTCGCCCATCAGTGGTCGCGTCAGCCGGGCGGCCATCACCGCCGGCAACCTGGTGACCGCCGATGTCACGCCGCTGACCAGCGTCGTGTCCACCGACAAGGTCTACGCCTACTTCGACGCCGACGAGCGTGTCTTCCTCAAGTACACCCAACTCGCCCGCCAGGGCCAGCGCGGCCAGGCCACGCCGGTCTACATGGGCCTGTCCAACGAGGACGGCAATCCGCACCTGGGCCAGATGAACTTCGTCGACAATCAGGTCAACCCGCAAACCGGCACCATCCGTGGTCGCGCCGTGTTCGACAACAAGGATGGCGCCTACACCCCTGGGCTGTACGCCCGCCTGAAGCTGGTGGGCAGCGGCACCTACGCCGCCGTGCTGATCAACGACGAAGCCGTGGGCACCGACCTGGGCAAGAAGTTCGTGCTGGTGATGGACGCCGACAACAAGCCGGCCTACCGCGCCGTCGAGCTTGGGCCGAAGATCGAAGGGCTGCGCATCGTGCGCAGCGGCCTGAGCAAGGACGACACCATCATCGTCAAGGGGCTGCAACGGGCTCGTCCGGGCGCACCGGTCACGCCTGAAACCGTGCCGATGGCCAGCGACGAAACCATTGCCGCCCTGGCACAACAACGTAAAGCGCTCGAAGCCAGCAACCTGCCCCAAGTCGCGCCATCCAAGGCTGCGTCAAGCTCGGCAGGCAAACTGGCCGCTGCGACCCCACGCGGTTAA
- a CDS encoding efflux transporter outer membrane subunit, producing the protein MSLKAFMPSLLVLALSACAVGPDYKAPQTEAATITTATDGAAGQKNFDRARFEGVWWQQFDDPTLNALVTRSLEGNRELRVAFARLRAARAIRDDASNDVMPTITSRASSDLGKGQIPGQTTDRVNTERYDLGLDMAWELDLFGRIRRNLEATNADQQAVEADLYQLQVTMIAELVDAYGQLRGAQLREKIALANLKNQQDSRKITESLRDAGVGDQLDVVRADARLASVEASVPQLQAEQVRQRNRIATLLGERPDKLSVDLSPKQLPAIAKALPIGDPGELLQRRPDILSAERQLAAATARIGVAKADLFPRVSLSGFLGFTAGRGSQIGSSAANAWALGPSITWAAFDLGSVRARLRGADAEADGALATYEQQVLLALEESENAFSDYGKRQQRLISLIRQSESSRAAADLAEIRYREGTVDFLVLLDAQRERLAAEDTQAQAEVDLYRGIVAIYKALGGGWKPETVASN; encoded by the coding sequence ATGAGTTTGAAAGCGTTCATGCCGAGCTTGCTGGTGTTGGCACTGAGTGCCTGCGCCGTGGGCCCGGACTACAAGGCACCACAAACGGAGGCGGCGACTATCACCACCGCCACCGACGGCGCCGCCGGCCAGAAGAATTTCGACCGCGCCCGTTTCGAAGGTGTCTGGTGGCAGCAGTTCGACGACCCGACCCTCAATGCGTTGGTGACCCGTTCCCTGGAAGGCAACCGCGAGTTGCGCGTGGCCTTCGCCCGCTTGCGGGCCGCCCGGGCGATTCGCGATGACGCCAGCAATGACGTCATGCCGACCATCACCAGCCGTGCGAGCAGCGACCTGGGCAAAGGCCAGATTCCAGGGCAGACCACCGACCGGGTCAACACCGAGCGTTATGACCTGGGCCTGGACATGGCCTGGGAGCTGGACCTGTTCGGACGCATCCGGCGTAACCTGGAAGCCACCAATGCCGATCAGCAGGCCGTCGAAGCCGACCTCTATCAGTTGCAGGTGACGATGATCGCCGAACTGGTGGACGCCTACGGTCAATTGCGCGGCGCGCAACTGCGGGAAAAGATCGCCCTGGCGAACCTCAAGAACCAGCAGGATTCGCGCAAGATCACTGAAAGCCTGCGCGATGCCGGCGTCGGTGACCAGCTCGACGTGGTCCGTGCCGATGCGCGCCTGGCCTCGGTTGAAGCCAGCGTGCCGCAACTGCAGGCCGAACAGGTGCGCCAACGCAATCGCATCGCCACGCTGCTGGGTGAACGCCCGGACAAACTCAGCGTGGATCTGAGCCCGAAACAGTTGCCGGCCATCGCCAAAGCCCTGCCCATCGGCGATCCGGGTGAACTGCTGCAACGGCGCCCGGACATTCTCAGTGCCGAACGCCAACTGGCCGCCGCCACGGCGCGCATCGGCGTGGCCAAGGCCGACTTGTTCCCACGGGTCAGCCTGAGCGGTTTCCTCGGTTTCACGGCTGGACGCGGTTCGCAAATTGGCTCCTCGGCCGCCAACGCCTGGGCGCTAGGCCCGAGCATTACCTGGGCGGCTTTCGACCTGGGCAGTGTGCGAGCTCGCCTGCGCGGTGCCGACGCCGAAGCCGATGGCGCCCTGGCGACCTACGAACAGCAAGTGCTGCTGGCCCTGGAAGAATCGGAAAACGCCTTCAGCGACTACGGCAAGCGCCAGCAACGGCTGATTTCGCTGATCCGTCAAAGTGAATCGAGCCGCGCCGCCGCCGACCTGGCCGAGATTCGCTACCGCGAAGGCACCGTGGACTTCCTCGTGCTGCTCGACGCCCAACGTGAACGCCTGGCCGCCGAAGACACCCAGGCCCAGGCCGAAGTGGACCTGTACCGCGGCATCGTCGCGATCTACAAGGCCTTGGGTGGCGGCTGGAAACCGGAAACCGTCGCCAGCAACTGA
- a CDS encoding tetratricopeptide repeat protein, translated as MPSPRRRYLLLSLCVLLLIGLVAVWLRSTTPQIPEAIKRGYSEALENARNGQPGAARMLYQQLGRPDLSPKRRVWLHAELPNYPSPQALKLADADLHSESPDVRRAAIGSVVGLVPTGQRSLLLGPLLDDDDPNVRFAAVNALLGLSPDDLGLYFGAMQIAIDTWEQVLEDGPKTAESHYQLARLHLHNAELKKAQLALEQALRLQPDNLPALVMQIEVLDKQGQGEAARQLLARQLQTQPASAYLQHALGMWLLQHGQSEYAVLGLAKAVELEPENRHYRYDLATTLHAEQEVEAAQKQLQEIVQRYPADRKARVLLINYWKETGQLQNVQILLAQLEQLNPDDPALQQGL; from the coding sequence ATGCCCTCGCCTCGCCGCCGCTATCTGCTCCTCAGCCTCTGTGTACTGTTGTTGATCGGTCTTGTCGCGGTGTGGCTGCGCAGCACCACCCCGCAAATCCCCGAAGCGATCAAGCGTGGCTACAGCGAAGCCTTGGAAAACGCCCGCAACGGCCAGCCGGGGGCGGCGCGGATGCTTTACCAGCAACTGGGGCGTCCGGACCTCTCGCCCAAGCGCCGTGTGTGGCTGCACGCAGAACTGCCCAACTACCCCAGCCCGCAAGCCCTGAAACTGGCGGACGCGGACCTGCACAGCGAATCACCGGACGTGCGTCGGGCCGCCATCGGCAGCGTGGTCGGGCTGGTGCCGACGGGGCAGCGCAGCCTGTTGCTCGGCCCGCTTCTGGATGATGACGACCCGAACGTCCGGTTCGCGGCCGTGAATGCGCTGCTGGGCCTGTCGCCGGATGACCTCGGCTTGTATTTCGGTGCGATGCAGATCGCCATCGACACCTGGGAGCAGGTGCTCGAGGACGGTCCGAAAACCGCGGAGTCCCACTACCAGCTCGCCCGGCTGCACCTGCACAATGCCGAATTGAAGAAAGCCCAACTGGCCCTTGAGCAGGCCTTGCGCCTGCAACCGGACAATCTCCCGGCGTTGGTCATGCAGATCGAAGTGCTGGACAAACAAGGCCAGGGCGAAGCCGCACGACAATTGCTCGCCCGACAGTTGCAAACCCAGCCAGCCTCGGCTTATCTGCAACATGCGCTGGGCATGTGGCTGCTGCAACATGGCCAGAGCGAGTATGCGGTGCTCGGCCTGGCCAAAGCCGTGGAACTGGAGCCCGAGAACCGGCATTACCGCTATGACCTGGCAACTACCCTGCATGCCGAGCAGGAAGTGGAAGCCGCGCAGAAACAGCTACAGGAAATCGTCCAGCGCTACCCCGCCGACCGCAAGGCCCGGGTGTTGCTGATCAACTATTGGAAGGAAACCGGTCAGTTGCAGAACGTTCAAATCCTGTTGGCGCAACTTGAACAACTGAACCCCGATGACCCGGCACTGCAACAGGGTCTGTAG
- a CDS encoding ATPase domain-containing protein gives MSTSNGLISAKAATGIEGLDNVLSGGLSRGHVFLLEGEPGTGKTTVALHFLLAGAKAGERSLYITLSETERELRQGAASHGWTLDDNIHIFELTPPESLLNAEHQQSLLYSSDLELGEATRQIFEVVERVKPTRVVLDSLSEIRLLAQSSLRYRRQILAIKHYFVRYDATVLLLDDLTTESLDKTVHSVAHGVIRLEELTPNYGAERRRVRVVKYRGQKYRGGYHDFTIMGDGVHVFPRLVAAEHRGQYQRKQLSSGIGEMDALLGGGIETGSSTLILGPAGTGKSLIALIFAAAAVHRGEKAALFIFDEELGLLFERMKNIGIDLHALQKTGNLMIEQVDAAELSPGEFSHRVRRCVDEGEIKTVIIDSINGYQAAMPEENALVLHMHELLLYLNRKGAATFMTVAQHGLVGDMQAPVDITYLADTVILLRYFEALGKVRRAVSIIKKRTGSHESTIREYRIGGQGMTIGEPLEAFQGVLRGVPTYMGADHPLLKDDLQ, from the coding sequence TTGTCTACATCTAACGGGTTGATCAGTGCAAAAGCTGCCACCGGTATCGAAGGACTGGACAATGTCCTTTCCGGTGGTTTGTCCCGCGGCCATGTGTTCCTGCTTGAGGGGGAACCGGGGACTGGTAAGACCACGGTCGCGCTGCATTTTCTGTTGGCCGGCGCCAAGGCTGGCGAGCGCTCGTTGTACATCACGCTCTCGGAAACCGAGCGTGAACTGCGTCAGGGCGCCGCCTCCCACGGCTGGACCCTGGACGACAACATTCATATTTTCGAGCTGACCCCGCCTGAAAGCTTGCTCAATGCCGAGCACCAGCAGAGCCTGCTGTACTCCTCGGACCTGGAACTGGGCGAAGCGACGCGGCAGATTTTCGAAGTGGTCGAACGGGTCAAGCCGACCCGGGTCGTGCTCGACAGCCTGTCGGAGATCCGCCTGCTGGCGCAAAGCTCGCTGCGCTATCGTCGCCAGATCCTGGCAATCAAGCATTACTTCGTGCGCTACGACGCCACGGTCCTGTTGCTCGACGACCTGACCACAGAATCCTTGGACAAGACCGTGCACAGCGTCGCCCACGGAGTGATTCGCCTGGAAGAACTGACCCCCAACTATGGCGCCGAGCGGCGGCGCGTCCGGGTGGTCAAGTATCGCGGGCAGAAGTACCGCGGCGGTTACCATGACTTCACCATCATGGGCGATGGTGTACATGTCTTCCCGCGCCTGGTGGCCGCCGAACACCGCGGACAATACCAGCGCAAGCAACTCTCCAGCGGCATCGGCGAGATGGACGCGCTACTGGGCGGTGGTATCGAGACCGGCTCCAGCACCTTGATCCTGGGCCCGGCGGGCACCGGCAAGTCGCTGATTGCACTGATTTTTGCCGCAGCCGCCGTGCATCGCGGTGAGAAGGCCGCGCTGTTCATCTTCGATGAAGAGCTGGGCTTGTTGTTCGAGCGCATGAAAAACATCGGCATCGATCTGCATGCCCTGCAAAAAACCGGCAACCTGATGATCGAACAAGTGGACGCCGCCGAGTTGTCCCCCGGTGAGTTCTCCCACCGCGTGCGCCGTTGTGTCGACGAGGGCGAGATCAAGACCGTAATCATCGACAGCATCAACGGCTATCAGGCGGCCATGCCGGAAGAGAACGCCCTGGTGCTGCACATGCATGAATTGCTGCTCTACCTCAACCGCAAGGGCGCGGCGACCTTCATGACCGTCGCCCAGCACGGCCTGGTCGGCGACATGCAGGCGCCCGTGGACATCACTTACCTGGCCGACACGGTGATTCTGTTGCGTTATTTCGAAGCACTGGGCAAGGTTCGCCGGGCGGTTTCCATTATCAAGAAGCGCACCGGCAGCCACGAGTCGACCATCCGCGAATACCGCATCGGCGGCCAGGGCATGACCATTGGCGAACCTTTGGAGGCCTTCCAAGGTGTCTTGCGTGGCGTACCGACCTACATGGGAGCGGACCATCCGCTGCTCAAGGATGATCTCCAGTGA
- a CDS encoding response regulator: protein MTLTEPLSERALILAPLGRDSQIALMILNEAGFAGLICRHLGHLCQELEDGAGLLVISSEALMGPDLETLFLQIEQQPAWSDLPIVLLTHHGGPEQNPAARIGAQLGNVTFLERPFHPVTLISLVTTALRGRRRQYDARDRLIDLSNSELRLQTTLETLEQQVEERTAQLRHNEEALRQSQKMEAVGQLTGGIAHDFNNMLTGIIGSLELLRRRLARGRTEDLDSLIDLGVTSANRAAGLTHRLLAFSRRQSLDSKAVQMNTLVLSMGELLQRSLNESIRLDMQLDEQLWVAEADPNQLESALLNLVLNARDAMPNGGNLVVRTSNRHLDADFTDAYTNLAPGDYVVLSVQDSGCGMPEAVINRAFDPFFTTKPIGQGTGLGLSMIYGFSKQSRGHVTIDSEVDKGTTVNLYLPRFRGEEIHEPQVTTQHAPHAQDGETVLIVEDDPAVRVLVSAVLSELGYAFVEAADANGAVPILQSSQRIDLLISDVGLPGMNGRQLAEIGRQIRPDLRVLFITGYAEHAAVRGGFLDPGMQMITKPFTFDLLTAKVREMIRA, encoded by the coding sequence GTGACGTTGACGGAGCCCCTGTCGGAGCGGGCACTGATCCTCGCGCCGTTGGGACGAGACAGCCAGATCGCCTTGATGATCCTCAATGAAGCCGGGTTTGCCGGCCTCATCTGCCGTCATCTGGGCCATTTGTGCCAAGAACTGGAAGACGGCGCGGGCCTGTTGGTGATCTCTTCGGAAGCGTTGATGGGGCCAGACCTGGAAACACTGTTCCTGCAAATCGAGCAGCAGCCGGCCTGGTCCGACCTGCCCATTGTCTTGTTGACCCATCACGGCGGCCCGGAACAGAATCCGGCGGCACGTATCGGTGCGCAATTGGGTAACGTCACCTTCCTCGAACGCCCCTTCCACCCTGTGACCCTGATCAGCCTGGTGACCACTGCCCTGCGTGGGCGGCGAAGGCAGTACGATGCCCGCGACCGCCTGATCGACCTGAGCAACAGCGAACTGCGCCTGCAAACGACCCTTGAAACCCTCGAGCAGCAGGTAGAAGAGCGTACCGCCCAGTTGCGCCACAACGAAGAAGCGCTGCGCCAGTCGCAAAAAATGGAAGCGGTCGGCCAGTTGACCGGTGGCATTGCCCACGACTTCAACAACATGCTCACCGGAATCATCGGCAGCCTCGAACTGCTGCGTCGTCGACTGGCCCGGGGCCGTACCGAGGACCTGGACAGCCTGATCGACCTGGGCGTGACCTCGGCCAACCGCGCCGCCGGCCTGACTCATCGCCTGCTGGCGTTTTCCCGACGGCAATCGCTGGACTCCAAGGCCGTCCAGATGAATACGCTGGTGCTGTCCATGGGCGAGTTGCTGCAACGCAGCCTCAACGAGAGCATTCGCCTGGACATGCAGCTGGACGAACAACTCTGGGTCGCCGAGGCCGACCCCAACCAACTGGAGAGCGCCCTGCTCAACCTGGTGCTCAACGCCCGGGATGCGATGCCCAACGGCGGAAACCTGGTGGTGCGGACAAGCAATCGGCACCTGGACGCCGACTTCACCGATGCCTACACCAACCTGGCGCCCGGCGACTATGTGGTGCTGAGTGTGCAGGACAGCGGTTGCGGCATGCCCGAAGCGGTCATCAATCGCGCTTTCGACCCGTTCTTCACCACAAAGCCGATCGGCCAGGGCACCGGGCTGGGCCTGTCGATGATCTATGGCTTCAGCAAGCAATCGCGTGGCCATGTGACCATCGACAGCGAAGTCGACAAGGGCACCACCGTGAACCTTTACCTGCCGCGCTTTCGCGGTGAAGAAATACACGAGCCCCAGGTCACCACCCAGCACGCGCCCCATGCGCAGGACGGCGAAACCGTGCTGATCGTCGAGGACGATCCAGCGGTGCGGGTACTGGTGAGCGCGGTGTTGAGCGAACTGGGTTATGCCTTTGTGGAAGCGGCCGACGCCAATGGCGCCGTACCGATCCTCCAGTCAAGCCAACGCATCGACCTGCTGATCAGCGACGTAGGCCTGCCCGGCATGAATGGTCGGCAACTGGCGGAAATCGGCCGGCAGATCCGTCCGGACCTGCGGGTACTGTTCATTACCGGCTATGCGGAACATGCAGCGGTACGCGGCGGTTTCCTTGACCCGGGGATGCAGATGATCACCAAGCCGTTCACGTTTGATTTGTTGACGGCCAAGGTGCGGGAGATGATAAGAGCATGA